From bacterium, a single genomic window includes:
- a CDS encoding sodium:proton antiporter, giving the protein MQTHDALVSYLLLLFIAIVVSLAVRRIKLPYSIGLVVAGFVLGYSQIVPSFTIDPSLIIYIFLPALLFDSSFNANMTNLKQHWKLIFAFAIPGTIVSILIVGAIAHFLIDVPWMSSFLFAALIVPTDTISILSVFKELKVPSKLATLVEGESLFNDGVAIIMFKLILALILAEQYDLIGIDYVSFSFSLAASYTGGFILGAASGYAAGYLMKRVKDPLLEIMITVIVIYGVFLLAEKINVSSIVTVVVTSLMIGDLSRRMTISATTQIALSSFWSFSAFALNSILFLFIGLQLNFAMLWSNLLPILIALIAVNVGRIIFIYPYSNLVNWLNLKKIIIHEDNVPLKWQHVLALGNLKGSLSMALVVSLPDTLVYKDFLTVLTFGVVFFSLIVQGTTLRPILRLFRLQTLSQDQIEFDKRQGMIISAKAVLASLKNDYERGLIHSTVYDSLREQYEFVVENSEQSIARLQVKNPTLADAHLQATYYQMLMLQRSVILNAQTQHILSEDAANELLTNFDQQMATIGWIKKDES; this is encoded by the coding sequence ATGCAAACACACGACGCACTTGTTTCATATTTATTACTACTTTTTATCGCGATTGTCGTCTCACTGGCGGTACGTCGTATTAAATTGCCGTACAGTATCGGACTCGTCGTTGCAGGATTCGTTTTAGGCTATTCGCAAATCGTCCCCTCTTTCACGATTGACCCTTCCCTGATTATCTACATTTTTCTCCCGGCTTTGTTGTTCGATTCGTCATTTAACGCAAACATGACGAACTTGAAACAGCATTGGAAATTAATTTTTGCATTCGCCATTCCGGGTACGATCGTATCGATTTTAATTGTTGGCGCTATCGCACATTTTTTAATCGATGTACCGTGGATGTCTTCATTTTTATTTGCAGCGCTCATCGTTCCGACCGACACTATTTCAATCCTCTCCGTTTTCAAGGAATTAAAAGTACCGTCAAAACTCGCCACGTTAGTTGAAGGCGAGAGCTTGTTCAATGACGGCGTCGCTATTATCATGTTCAAACTTATCCTGGCGTTGATTCTGGCAGAGCAATATGATTTGATCGGTATCGATTATGTGTCGTTTTCATTCAGTCTGGCAGCGTCATATACCGGTGGGTTTATTCTCGGAGCCGCGAGCGGTTATGCGGCAGGCTATCTGATGAAACGCGTAAAAGATCCTCTGCTCGAAATCATGATAACCGTGATTGTTATTTACGGGGTTTTTTTATTAGCCGAAAAAATCAATGTATCCTCGATTGTGACAGTAGTTGTTACATCGTTGATGATCGGCGACTTGAGCCGTCGTATGACGATTTCAGCCACTACCCAAATTGCGCTCTCGTCTTTTTGGAGTTTCAGCGCATTCGCGCTCAATTCGATTTTATTTTTATTCATAGGATTGCAATTAAATTTTGCAATGCTGTGGTCCAATCTTTTGCCGATTTTAATCGCGTTGATAGCCGTCAATGTCGGCCGCATTATCTTTATTTATCCTTATTCGAATTTAGTCAATTGGCTGAATCTGAAAAAAATTATCATACACGAAGACAATGTTCCTCTCAAATGGCAGCACGTCCTTGCATTGGGCAATTTAAAGGGTTCGTTGTCGATGGCTCTCGTCGTCAGTTTGCCCGACACGTTGGTGTACAAAGATTTTCTGACGGTATTGACATTTGGTGTAGTATTTTTCTCCTTGATAGTACAAGGCACAACGTTGCGTCCCATTTTACGGCTATTCAGACTCCAGACATTGTCACAGGACCAGATCGAATTTGACAAGCGTCAGGGTATGATCATTTCTGCCAAAGCTGTTTTAGCATCCTTGAAAAACGATTACGAAAGAGGACTGATTCACTCCACAGTCTACGATAGTTTGCGGGAACAATATGAATTTGTCGTCGAAAATTCCGAACAAAGCATTGCCCGTCTTCAGGTTAAAAACCCTACACTGGCCGATGCTCATTTGCAGGCAACCTATTATCAAATGCTCATGCTTCAACGCAGTGTCATTCTCAATGCGCAAACTCAACACATTCTCTCTGAAGATGCAGCGAACGAATTATTGACCAATTTTGATCAGCAAATGGCTACGATAGGTTGGATCAAAAAAGACGAGTCCTGA
- the ppk1 gene encoding polyphosphate kinase 1: MNPIVSTKTPNTFMTPSETAVEKELETKEPSVLTPKVFDRPEHFINRELSWLEFNRRVLEEAQDPNVPLLERLKFLSIFSSNLDEFFMVRVAGVRRQIDASVVTKGPEGMLPREVMETMSKKIHELTAVQHDYFFDTLLPQLNKEGVFILKPDQLTDEQLIFAHEYYKQSVESILTPLAIDPSHPFPHLANRTISLVAEVKPSAPSKLPKTNLAIIPVSFAVIPRFVRLPSPEGTYHFILLEDLIRLYLGELFKGYDVVNCYTIRVTRDSDLQYDEDPSEDLIKAIAESLRNRRKGAAIRLQYDQGFSESILKILIQELDLEAEDLYATRGFVAFSDLMQLYNDLDIGNLKDTPFPPQRVKEFETGTDMFSVIRNGDILIHHPYQSFDYVTRFLREAAEDPQVLAIKMTLYRIAANSPIAMALQLAAERGKQVAVLVELKARFDEEANIQWAQKLEDAGAHVIYGMAGLKTHCKVCLIVRQEKNKIRRYCHLGTGNYNDRTSQIYGDLGLFTCHPRFGDDLTNLFNVLTGYSVPSKFHRIKMAPTELRETFISKIRREVSNAKEGKPAQIIAKMNALVDKQIILELYRASQSGVTIKLIIRGICCLRPGVKGVSENIEAVSIIDRFLEHARIFYFQNIDQPEYFLASSDWMPRNLDQRIEVMFPIKEPKYQQMLWSILQAQWTDNLKARRFQQDGTTARVKNEKKKIRSQVLLYDMAVKEALT; this comes from the coding sequence ATGAATCCAATCGTTTCCACCAAAACCCCAAATACCTTTATGACTCCATCCGAAACTGCGGTTGAGAAGGAACTCGAAACGAAAGAACCGAGTGTACTCACTCCAAAAGTTTTCGACAGACCTGAACATTTTATCAACCGCGAACTCAGCTGGCTTGAATTTAACCGGCGTGTTCTCGAAGAAGCACAGGATCCGAATGTGCCGCTGCTCGAACGTTTAAAGTTCCTTTCCATTTTCAGCAGCAATCTTGATGAATTCTTTATGGTGCGGGTAGCCGGTGTACGACGCCAGATCGACGCCAGTGTGGTGACCAAGGGGCCTGAAGGAATGTTGCCGCGTGAAGTCATGGAAACCATGTCGAAGAAAATTCATGAATTGACAGCCGTTCAGCATGATTATTTTTTTGACACATTGCTGCCGCAATTAAACAAAGAAGGTGTATTTATTCTCAAGCCCGATCAATTGACGGATGAGCAATTGATTTTTGCGCACGAGTATTATAAACAATCGGTTGAATCCATTCTGACGCCGCTGGCTATCGATCCCAGTCATCCATTTCCGCACCTGGCTAATCGGACGATTTCATTGGTTGCCGAAGTGAAGCCGTCCGCGCCGAGCAAATTGCCTAAAACCAACCTTGCGATCATTCCTGTCAGTTTCGCCGTGATTCCGCGATTCGTACGGCTTCCATCGCCGGAGGGAACGTATCATTTTATTCTGCTCGAGGATTTGATCCGCTTATATCTCGGCGAACTTTTCAAAGGCTACGATGTTGTCAATTGTTACACCATTCGTGTGACGAGGGATTCAGATTTGCAATACGATGAAGATCCGTCGGAAGATTTGATTAAAGCGATTGCCGAATCGTTGCGCAATCGTCGTAAAGGTGCGGCCATCCGTTTGCAATACGATCAAGGATTCAGTGAGTCGATTCTGAAGATACTGATTCAGGAACTCGATCTGGAGGCCGAGGATTTGTATGCTACGCGAGGATTTGTGGCGTTTTCAGACTTGATGCAATTATACAATGATTTGGATATCGGGAATTTAAAGGATACTCCATTTCCGCCGCAACGCGTGAAAGAGTTTGAAACCGGAACGGATATGTTCAGCGTGATCCGTAACGGAGATATTTTAATTCATCATCCCTACCAGAGTTTCGATTATGTTACAAGATTTTTAAGAGAAGCGGCGGAAGACCCGCAAGTGTTGGCCATCAAGATGACCTTGTATCGTATCGCGGCTAATTCACCGATCGCAATGGCGTTGCAACTGGCGGCTGAGCGGGGAAAACAGGTAGCAGTACTGGTAGAGTTGAAAGCACGTTTCGATGAGGAAGCAAATATTCAATGGGCACAAAAGCTGGAAGATGCCGGGGCACACGTTATCTATGGTATGGCCGGATTGAAAACGCACTGCAAAGTTTGCCTGATTGTCCGCCAGGAAAAAAATAAAATCCGGCGATATTGCCATCTTGGTACCGGAAATTACAACGACCGGACGTCGCAAATTTACGGCGACCTCGGGCTTTTTACTTGTCATCCGAGGTTCGGCGATGATTTGACCAATTTATTTAATGTTTTGACCGGGTATTCCGTACCGTCGAAATTTCATCGCATTAAAATGGCACCGACGGAATTACGCGAAACCTTTATCAGTAAAATCCGCCGCGAAGTCAGCAATGCCAAAGAAGGCAAGCCGGCTCAGATCATTGCTAAAATGAATGCGCTGGTGGATAAACAAATTATTCTTGAATTGTATCGTGCCAGCCAGTCCGGCGTGACGATTAAATTAATTATTCGCGGAATCTGCTGTTTACGTCCGGGCGTCAAAGGTGTGAGCGAGAATATCGAGGCGGTCAGCATCATTGATCGCTTTCTTGAACATGCGCGGATTTTTTATTTTCAAAATATTGATCAGCCGGAATATTTCCTCGCAAGTTCAGACTGGATGCCTCGAAATCTCGATCAAAGAATCGAAGTGATGTTTCCGATCAAAGAACCGAAATATCAACAGATGTTGTGGAGTATTTTGCAGGCGCAATGGACGGATAACCTGAAAGCCCGGCGGTTTCAGCAAGACGGCACAACGGCTCGCGTTAAAAACGAAAAGAAAAAGATTCGTTCACAGGTTTTATTATATGATATGGCCGTGAAAGAAGCGCTGACATAG